From Pseudomonadota bacterium, a single genomic window includes:
- the psd gene encoding phosphatidylserine decarboxylase (Phosphatidylserine decarboxylase is synthesized as a single chain precursor. Generation of the pyruvoyl active site from a Ser is coupled to cleavage of a Gly-Ser bond between the larger (beta) and smaller (alpha chains). It is an integral membrane protein.): protein MKDNGSVLAALLERAPLALYTRLLGRLAAIPLPPPLRQPILRRFAARLGIDAAEAELPLDQYASVGEFFARRLRAGARAVDPRATTLVSPVDGTVTACGTVRGSRLLQAKGIDYEVSELLGDARLAARFEGGVYLTIYLHPRDYHRIHAPVAGSLRTLRRIAGALLPVQHWVVDRVPGLFVRNERLVFELAGALGPLALVCVGAAGVGLITTTVPEGPGSFTVFTRPLEVDKGQELAAFRLGSTVILLAAADRTGLLVARGDVVRMGQAVAQGGVEPSPVAAPEERAQR, encoded by the coding sequence CGCTCTTGGAGCGCGCGCCGCTGGCCTTGTATACGCGCTTGCTCGGGCGGCTCGCGGCGATCCCGCTGCCGCCGCCGCTACGCCAGCCGATCTTGCGTCGCTTCGCCGCGCGGCTGGGCATCGACGCAGCGGAGGCTGAGCTGCCGCTCGATCAATATGCTTCAGTGGGCGAGTTCTTCGCACGGCGCCTGCGCGCGGGCGCGCGAGCCGTCGATCCCCGGGCGACGACCTTGGTCTCGCCGGTGGACGGCACGGTGACGGCCTGCGGTACGGTGCGGGGCTCCCGCCTGCTGCAGGCGAAGGGCATCGACTACGAGGTGTCCGAGCTGCTGGGCGACGCGCGCCTCGCTGCGCGCTTCGAGGGTGGCGTCTACCTCACGATCTACCTCCATCCACGCGACTACCATCGGATCCATGCGCCGGTCGCGGGATCGCTGCGGACGCTGCGGCGGATCGCCGGCGCGCTGCTGCCGGTACAGCATTGGGTGGTCGACCGCGTGCCTGGGCTCTTCGTGCGCAATGAGCGCCTGGTCTTCGAGCTGGCTGGGGCGCTCGGTCCGCTGGCCCTGGTCTGCGTCGGGGCTGCGGGCGTCGGCCTCATTACGACGACGGTGCCGGAGGGTCCCGGGTCGTTCACCGTCTTCACGCGACCGCTGGAGGTCGACAAAGGGCAGGAGCTGGCGGCCTTCCGCCTCGGCTCGACGGTGATCTTGTTGGCCGCTGCCGACCGGACGGGGCTGCTCGTGGCCCGTGGGGACGTCGTGCGGATGGGCCAGGCGGTCGCGCAGGGTGGCGTGGAGCCGAGCCCCGTGGCGGCGCCCGAGGAGCGAGCGCAACGATGA
- a CDS encoding methyltransferase domain-containing protein yields the protein MTKGGDTFDEGAPPVDLGSAAVAAAEPLDPVSEPDIVVDLPGTLTAPAALAGDLEAGEEPRAEEFDASRRMALLVAALHRQGSEGEAASVQQLDAAESDEVAGDADVVARPGLGLAEQELSGDDMEDMEDMPTPPPLPELELDANLSPWGVASLGATAGEVRLPLAEARLAQAPEDGVITSAPPDSLPGVAPDDAPFQGPTAAPHGAGAAEPTAGGLAREAQRRSEPTAPIRAAGAPSKAWFEVIFDEDYLRTLPSLTSASTRSEVDFLERALHPAKEAEIIDLGCGVGRHAVELASRGYSKVTAFDLSLPLLIRGADESQRRGLKVNFVHGDFREMDQQEKFECAYCLNTSFGFFDDETNRRVLQSMRRALRVGGRLLLEVVNRDYISRGLPARLGWEGDGCLVLEEVDFNFYTSRLHNRRAVVFMDGRHIEHVISIRCYSLHELGKLLHHAGFRVLDVSGHWAHRGRFFGNDSAALIVLAERRGD from the coding sequence ATGACGAAGGGCGGCGATACCTTCGACGAGGGCGCGCCTCCCGTCGACCTCGGGTCGGCCGCCGTCGCCGCTGCCGAGCCCCTCGACCCGGTCAGCGAGCCCGACATCGTGGTGGACCTCCCGGGGACGTTGACGGCCCCGGCGGCGCTCGCCGGCGACTTGGAGGCGGGTGAAGAGCCTCGTGCGGAGGAGTTCGATGCCTCCCGCCGGATGGCGCTCCTGGTGGCCGCGCTGCACCGGCAGGGGTCGGAGGGGGAGGCGGCGTCAGTGCAGCAACTCGACGCGGCTGAGTCCGACGAGGTCGCGGGCGACGCCGACGTGGTGGCCCGCCCTGGGTTGGGGCTCGCCGAGCAGGAGCTCAGCGGCGACGACATGGAGGACATGGAGGACATGCCGACCCCTCCGCCCCTCCCGGAGCTCGAGCTCGATGCCAACCTCTCGCCCTGGGGCGTCGCGTCGCTCGGGGCGACGGCGGGGGAGGTGCGCCTCCCGCTCGCCGAGGCCCGGCTGGCGCAGGCTCCTGAGGATGGGGTCATCACCTCGGCGCCACCCGACTCGCTGCCTGGTGTCGCGCCGGACGACGCGCCCTTCCAGGGGCCTACTGCTGCCCCGCATGGAGCGGGCGCCGCCGAGCCGACGGCCGGCGGCCTAGCGCGCGAGGCGCAGCGTCGCAGCGAGCCGACCGCGCCGATTCGGGCGGCCGGGGCGCCCAGCAAGGCGTGGTTCGAGGTCATCTTCGACGAGGACTACCTGCGGACGCTACCGTCGCTGACGTCGGCCTCCACCCGCAGCGAGGTCGATTTCCTCGAGCGCGCCCTGCACCCCGCCAAGGAGGCGGAGATCATCGACCTCGGATGCGGCGTCGGTCGGCACGCGGTGGAGCTGGCATCCCGGGGCTACTCGAAGGTCACCGCCTTCGATCTCTCCCTGCCGCTGCTGATCCGCGGGGCGGACGAATCGCAGCGACGCGGCCTCAAGGTCAACTTCGTCCATGGCGACTTCCGCGAGATGGACCAGCAGGAAAAATTCGAGTGCGCTTACTGCCTGAACACCAGCTTCGGCTTCTTTGACGACGAAACGAACCGCCGGGTGCTGCAGTCGATGCGGCGAGCGTTGCGGGTTGGCGGACGGCTGCTGCTCGAGGTTGTCAATCGCGATTACATCAGCCGTGGCCTGCCTGCTCGCCTCGGCTGGGAGGGGGATGGCTGCCTGGTACTGGAGGAGGTTGATTTCAACTTCTACACCAGCCGACTGCATAACCGTCGCGCCGTGGTGTTCATGGACGGGCGCCATATCGAGCACGTGATCTCGATTCGCTGTTACAGCCTTCATGAGCTGGGCAAGCTGCTCCATCACGCCGGGTTTCGGGTGCTCGATGTTTCGGGCCACTGGGCCCATCGAGGGCGCTTCTTTGGCAACGACTCGGCGGCGCTGATCGTCCTCGCCGAGCGCCGCGGCGACTAG